The genomic DNA GGGACGCGATCGTTCCCGACACCGAGACCACGCGTGACTTCATCGCCGAGATCGAATCCGGCAAATACGACGACCTCAAAGACAAACCAGTCGTCACCTACTGCACCGGCGGAATCCGCTGCGAGGTCCTGTCCGTGCTCATGAAGAACCGTGGGTTCGAAGAGGTCTATCAGCTCGACGGCGGCATCGTCCGCTACGGCGAGACCTTCGGCAGCTCCGGCTACTGGGACGGTTCGCTCTACGTCTTCGACAAGCGCATGCACGTCGAGTTCGGTGACAATGCCGAATCCATCGGGCATTGCGTGCCGTGCGACAGGAAGACGCCGGAGTTCGTCAACTGTGCGAACCTCGAGTGCCGCAGACAGTACCTGCGGTGCGCCGATTGCACGGACAAGGGTCTGCAGCCCTATTGCGCCGACTGCGTCGAGCAGGGAATCCCCGCCGAGGCTGCCGTCGGCTGAGCGTGCGATCCTGCCGTTCCCCGGAGGTGGGGGAGTGCCGTACCGACACTTCAGCGCAGCAGGTGCTTCGTCGCCGCCTCGACGTTGGTCCATCTGAAGTCGAACCCGGCCGCTTCGAGTCGTGCCGGCAGCACCCACCGACTCTTGAGCACGAGTTCCGACTCCTGACGCAGGACGACCATCCCGATCTCGAGCAGCCACCTGGGAGCAGGAATGCCCACTGGCATACGCACTGCCTTGCGCAGCGCTTTCATCATTGAGCGATTGTCCGCGACCTGTGGGTTCGAGACATTGATCGGGCCACTGAGCTCCTCATGTTCGTCGATGAACCGGATTGCCCGGAGCACGTCGTCGATATGGACCCAGCTGAACCGCTGTCGCCCGTGAGTCGGCGGGTGCCCTCGCCAGACCGTCGGCCCGGAAGCCGCCGGGCCGATCCCGCGATAGCGCCGGTGCGGGAACCAGCGCCCTTCATGCTGAGCTCCGCCCGCGCCGAATCTGGCCGCGGTGGCCAACATGTTCAACGCCGCTCCATCACCGAGCACGATCGCCATCCGCAGCGCGACTCGTCTGGTCGCGGCCAGATCTCCGGCGAAGAATTCCTTCTCCCAAGCCTTGGCGATGTCGACCGAGAACCCTTCGCCGATGTCGCCGTCGTCCTCGGTCTGCGGTCGGTCCATCGCGTGACGGTAGATGGTGGCCGTGCTCGAGTTGATCCACAGACGCGGCGGCGCCGAGGCGGCTGCCACCGCCGTATTGAGAGCGCGGGTCGTATCGACGCGGGAATCCCAGATGACCTGCCGGTTGGCGTCCGTGTACCGACATCCGACGCTGCGACCGGCGAGGTTGATAAGCAGGTCGGCACCGTCGATGAGTTCGGCGATTCGGTCGGGACGGTCCCAGGTGGCATCGGCGGAGGCAGGGGAGCGGCCGATAGTCCGCGTCGTGTACCCCCAGGTGCTGAGCGCATCGAGCAGCGCTCCGCCGATGAACCCCGATGCACCGGCGACGACGGCGAGCGGAGCCTGGGTGCTTGTCCGCGATGTGTCTGTGGGTTCCGTGCTCATACTCAGGACGCTAACACCCCTCGATGGTGGGGGCTGTCGATGCGGCAACGAGGCTGTGTGGTGGGTGTCACGTGGAGAAAGTCGGTTTTGGATTTGCACGTCGCCTCTGGAGTGGTCTAGAGTTATATCTCGTTGCCCCGCCGGAAACGAGGTTCTCGGAACACCGTTTCCACCGGGTCTGACCAGGACAAACACGGTTTGATCCACGGGTTCAGACGATCGGGTGGGTGACACAAAATGAAACTGATACCCCCAGTGAACACACTGTCTTTTTGTGTGGTGTGGTGATGGGTGTGTGTTTGTGGTTTGAGAATCCAATAGCGTGTTTGTTTGAACAAGTTGTGATGCCAGAACATTTTATTTTCTGGTAAGACAATCATCTGATCGAACATGGTGTCGCCTCGTGTGGGTGGTTCTTCGCCGAACCTCCCGCATCACATGGGTGGCCTTCGTGTTTGGTCAGTGTTTTTTTGGTCAACCTTCTCACCCCGTGAGGGGTTGGCTGTCTTGCTGGGATTCATTCGTAACATAATTTTTTTATGGAGAGTTTGATCCTGGCTCAGGACGAACGCTGGCTGCGTGCTTAACACATGCAAGTCGAACGCTGAAGCCAGAAGCTTGCTTCTGGTGGATGAGTGGCGAACGGGTGAGTAACACGTGAGTAACCTGCCCCTGATTTCGGGATAAGCCTGGGAAACCGGGTCTAATACCGGATACGACCAACCCTCGCATGAGGGTTGGTGGAAAGTTTTTCGATCAGGGATGGGCTCGCGGCCTATCAGCTTGTTGGTGGGGTAATGGCCCACCAAGGCGACGACGGGTAGCCGGCCTGAGAGGGCGACCGGCCACACTGGGACTGAGACACGGCCCAGACTCCTACGGGAGGCAGCAGTGGGGAATATTGCACAATGGGGGAACCCTGATGCAGCGACGCAGCGTGCGGGATGACGGCCTTCGGGTTGTAAACCGCTTTCAGCAGGGAAGAAGCGAAAGTGACGGTACCTGCAGAAGAAGTACCGGCTAACTACGTGCCAGCAGCCGCGGTAATACGTAGGGTACGAGCGTTGTCCGGAATTATTGGGCGTAAAGAGCTCGTAGGTGGTTGGTCACGTCTGCTGTGGAAACGCAACGCTTAACGTTGCGCGTGCAGTGGGTACGGGCTGACTAGAGTGCAGTAGGGGAGTCTGGAATTCCTGGTGTAGCGGTGAAATGCGCAGATATCAGGAGGAACACCGGTGGCGAAGGCGGGACTCTGGGCTGTAACTGACACTGAGGAGCGAAAGCATGGGGAGCGAACAGGATTAGATACCCTGGTAGTCCATGCCGTAAACGTTGGGCACTAGGTGTGGGGGACATTCCACGTTCTCCGCGCCGTAGCTAACGCATTAAGTGCCCCGCCTGGGGAGTACGGTCGCAAGGCTAAAACTCAAAGGAATTGACGGGGCCCGCACAAGCGGCGGAGCATGCGGATTAATTCGATGCAACGCGAAGAACCTTACCAAGGCTTGACATACACTGGACCGTTCTGGAAACAGTTCTTCTCTTTGGAGCTGGTGTACAGGTGGTGCATGGTTGTCGTCAGCTCGTGTCGTGAGATGTTGGGTTAAGTCCCGCAACGAGCGCAACCCTCGTTCTATGTTGCCAGCACGTGATGGTGGGAACTCATAGGAGACTGCCGGGGTCAACTCGGAGGAAGGTGGGGATGACGTCAAATCATCATGCCCTTTATGTCTTGGGCTTCACGCATGCTACAATGGCTGGTACAGAGAGAGGCGAACCCGTGAGGGTAAGCGAATCCCTTAAAGCCAGTCTCAGTTCGGATCGTAGTCTGCAATTCGACTACGTGAAGTCGGAGTCGCTAGTAATCGCAGATCAGCAACGCTGCGGTGAATACGTTCCCGGCCTTGTACACACCGCCCGTCAAGTCACGAAAGTCGGTAACACCCGAAGCCGGTGTCCCAACCCTTGTGGAGGGGGCCGTCTAAGGTGGGACTGGTGATTGGGACTAAGTCGTAACAAGGTAGCCGTACCGGAAGGTGCGGCTGGATCACCTCCTTTCTAAGGAGCACACATAAGAACCCCAACGCAGTGATCGAATGCGTCATCTGGTTGGGAGCTCAAGGGTGGAACATCACAACACTCGCTCGCTCACACAGCCTGGCTGGGGTCAATGCCCCGGGTGCGGATGTGGTTTTTGGGTGGGCTAGGACGAACACGTTATTGGGTCCTGGAATCACAAACCCCAACGGTTGTTGGGTGTGGTTTCAACTAACAGGACCAACCCGGCCACCAAGCAGCAGAGATTTCTGGTGTGTGGTGGTGGGTGTTTGGTAGTGGTTTGAGAATCGTATAGTGGACGCGAGCATCAAACACCGCGAGTAAGTGGTGTTTATGTAATGTGATTTTTCTTGTCATCATCTAGTTAAGGTGAATGAAACAATTTTTCGCACACACGAAGCCGGTCCCTTTGGGGGTTGGGTGAGTGTGTAAGAGCGCATGGTGGATGCCTTGGCATCAGGAGCCGATGAAGGACGTGGAAATCTGCGATAAGCCTCGGGGAGCCGATAAACAGGCGTTGATCCGAGGGTCTCCGAATGGGGAAACCCCGCCACTCGTGAGGGTGGTGACCCGTGTCTGAATATATAGGGCATGTGGAGGGAACGCGGGGAAGTGAAACATCTCAGTACCCGCAGGAAGAGAAAATAACAATGATTCCGGGAGTAGTGGCGAGCGAAACTGGATGAGCCTAAACCTGTGCAGTGTCAAGCGTGCTGGTGTTGCTGCAGGGGTGTTGTGGGGTGTACGTGGTCCGGTCCAGCATGGCCGGTCTGTGATGTTGTTGGTGTAGTCGAACCTGGTGGGAAACAGGACCGGAGTGGGTGAGAGTCCCGTAGACGAAACATTGACTGTTCGCAGTGTGTGCATGCCCGAGTAGCACGGAACTCGTGGAATTTCGTGTGAATCTGCCAGGACCACCTGGTAAGGCTAAATACTTCCTGATGACCGATAGCGGATAAGTACCGTGAGGGAATGGTGAAAAGTACCCCGGGAGGGGAGTGAAAGAGTACCTGAAACCATGTGCTTACAATCCGTCAGAGCAGTATCTTGATGACTGTGATGGCGTGCCTTTTGAAGAATGAGCCTGCGAGTTAGCGGTGCGTGGCGAGGTTAACCCGTGTGGGGTAGCCGTAGCGAAAGCGAGTCCGAATAGGGCGAGTCAGTCGCGTGTCCTAGACCCGAAGCGGAGTGATCTAGCCATGGGCAGGGTGAAGCGTGTGTAAGAGCGCGTGGAGGCCCGCACCCACTTCAGTTGAAAATGGAGGGGATGACCTGTGGTTAGGGGTGAAAGGCCAATCAAACTCTGTGATAGCTGGTTCTCCCCGAAATGCATTTAGGTGCAGCGTTGCGTGGTTCTTGCTGGAGGTAGAGCTACTGGATGGCTGATGGGCCCTACCGGGTTACTGACGTCAACTAAACTCCGAATGCCAGTCAAGGTTCAGCGTGGCAGTGAGACAGTGGGGGATAAGCTTCATTGTCGAGAGGGAAACAGCCCAGACCATCAACTAAGGCCCCTAAGCGTGTGCTCAGTGGGAAAGGATGTTCAGTTGCGAAGACAACCAGGAGGTTGGCTTAGAAGCAGCCACCCTTGAAAGAGTGCGTAATAGCTCACTGGTCAAGTGATTGAGCGCCGATAATGTAGCGGGGCTAAGTACACCGCCGAAGTTGTGGCAGCACCACAGTTAAGCCGCATGGTGTGGTGTTGGGTAGGGGAGCGTCGAGTTGCCGGAGAAGCTGCCGTGTGAACGAGTGGTGGAGGCGATTCGAGTGAGAATGCAGGCATGAGTAGCGAAAGACGGGTGAGAAACCCGTCCACCGGATGACCAAGGGTTCCAGGGCTAGGCTAATCCGCCCTGGGTAAGTCGGGACCTAAGGCGAGGCCGACAGGCGTAGTCGATGGACAACCAGTTGATATTCTGGTACCGACACACAACCGACAGTACCAAAACACACGATACTAACCCCGTGATGATCCCGTCAGGCCTTCGGGCCTGTGGTTGGGTTTGAGTGGGGACCTGAGTGTGGAGTCGGTAAGCGTGAGGTGTGACGCAGAAAGGTAGCCAGGCCGTGCGATGGTAGTCACGGTCTAAGGTTGTAGCACGTGGGGTAGGTAAATCCGTCCCCGCATAGAGTGTGAGAGCTGATGGGCGCCCACATTGGTGGGGTGATCTGGTGATCCTCTGCTGCCGAGAAAAGCATCGACGTGAGGGTGTGTGTTGCCCGTACCCTATAACCGACACAGGTGGTCGAGTAGAGAATACTAAGGTGATCGAGAGAATCGTGGTTAAGGAACTCGGCAAAATGCCCCGTAACTTCGGGAGAAGGGGACCATCCCGGTGAACCACACTTGCTGTGGGATGTGCTGGTGGTGGTCGCAGAGGCCAGAGAGAAGCGACTGTTTATTAAAAACACAGGTCCGTGCGAAGATGTAAGTCG from Brevibacterium sp. JSBI002 includes the following:
- a CDS encoding epimerase produces the protein MSTEPTDTSRTSTQAPLAVVAGASGFIGGALLDALSTWGYTTRTIGRSPASADATWDRPDRIAELIDGADLLINLAGRSVGCRYTDANRQVIWDSRVDTTRALNTAVAAASAPPRLWINSSTATIYRHAMDRPQTEDDGDIGEGFSVDIAKAWEKEFFAGDLAATRRVALRMAIVLGDGAALNMLATAARFGAGGAQHEGRWFPHRRYRGIGPAASGPTVWRGHPPTHGRQRFSWVHIDDVLRAIRFIDEHEELSGPINVSNPQVADNRSMMKALRKAVRMPVGIPAPRWLLEIGMVVLRQESELVLKSRWVLPARLEAAGFDFRWTNVEAATKHLLR
- a CDS encoding rhodanese-related sulfurtransferase, translated to MATPKIVLFYVFTPLPDPEAVKLWQHTLAENLGLKGRIIVSKDGINATVGGDIFEVKQYVRATKSYAPFRGADIKWSNGQGDDFPRLSVKVRDELVTFGTPDEITVTEDGVQGGGQHLKPGALHKLLDERGEEVVFFDGRNAMEAQIGKFRDAIVPDTETTRDFIAEIESGKYDDLKDKPVVTYCTGGIRCEVLSVLMKNRGFEEVYQLDGGIVRYGETFGSSGYWDGSLYVFDKRMHVEFGDNAESIGHCVPCDRKTPEFVNCANLECRRQYLRCADCTDKGLQPYCADCVEQGIPAEAAVG